From the genome of Xiphophorus couchianus chromosome 6, X_couchianus-1.0, whole genome shotgun sequence, one region includes:
- the myom1a gene encoding myomesin 1a (skelemin) isoform X1, whose product MSGSVQVTQKQQQKLQLHQQLEEKQHYESSYYLSTRSSVSKQAFSTHKTSSHRLKTSVKTDKGQQVVKLSPLPKRAKRTYLAMDKDKEVIGYVIPMFRANHDVVRGLMEAQEDDVTEEGINYVAMRNLFVREAREAMEVKVEKKTRSKHVRESAERMEFDRALEEWSEFRKKMHPDRLTHPPEFIVKPRGQTVWEGKTVRLHCTVAGWPKPRIAWYKNNVLIDAKAHPEKYTAESTYNMHSLEIKNCDFLDTAQYYVSALNVKGEASSAATVVVKRFQDREEGPFDPKPHGFCPEHGVTFHTSIIDKFEVAFGCEGETLSLGCTVIIFPTVKKYQPEVVWYRNSVPLKPSKWVHTHWSGERATLTLTHLNKEDEGMYTLRVNTKSGFDSYSAYVFVKDADVELEGVPVAPLDVCCHDANKDYVVVTWKQPAVEGSSPILGYYIDRCEVGTHHWAQCNDAPVKYARFPVTGLVEGRSYVFRVRAFNNVGVSRPSRISDPVVAMDPSDRARLRAGPLAPWTGVIKFTEEEPTVGVIPGEPTDVVVTEATKSYVVLAWKPPEQRGHEGVMYYIEKCIQGTDTWQRVNTGMPVKSPRFAIFDLAEGKSYNFRVRCCNSAGVGEPSVPTGDTIVGDKLDLPSAPGNPVATRNTDTSVVVTWGASKDVKHLVGYYIESSVTGTDVWMPCNNKPVKQTRFVCHGLTTGSNYVFRVKAVNAAGYSQNSSNSDAVLVQAAISVPASPTNVNLLEAVKDYMVLGWTAPTDNGGADIRGYFVDYRTVKGNIYGKWHEMNQKALTTTSYKAENLKENVFYQFQVRAMNMAGVSKPSLPTASLECKEWTITIPGPPVGLYVMEVRDTSVVVLWEPPVFDGRSPVNGYYLDIKDASAGEEGWKAVHEKTNKGKFMKVTGLTAGTAYVFRVRSQNLVGVGKPSQDLGPILAQTRPGTKEIYVDVDDNGVISMIFECSEMKEGSQFVWFKNYQEITDTSRLTIATQGGKSRAIFNSLSMEDLGTFSCMVTNTEGISSSYILTEEALLRLLDLSHEHKFPVIPFKNEMAMELLEKGCVRFWAQMEKFTSACQVEYVFNDVIIEQGKKYTMKFDKSSGLIELFMDSLEVTDEGTFTFNLVDGKAKGTTSLVLIGDEFRELQRKSEFERAEWVRKQGPHFVEYLGFTVTQECDVLLKCKLGNIKPVTEIIWSKDSIEIAEDDEDAVKIEKKDCDLTFNIGKWVIKQEQKKGRKKPSAKDVLLPPRPKISKQDAGIYEVFLRDERGKDKSAFNLTEAGYQAVMNELFRVIANSSSDIQIQSSENGIILYSNVTYYDEDLRVGWLHKDAKIAASERVKSGVTGEQLWLKINEPTEKDKGKYTMDIFDGKDGVKRVLDLTGKAWQDAFEEFQRLKAAAIAERNRARVVGGLPDVVAIQEGKSLNLTGNVWGEPAPEVCWVKNDKELVSDDHYKLKFEHGKFASITIAAVTTADSGKYALVVKNKYGKEAGEFTVSVYNPDEESREDKKD is encoded by the exons CCTGAAGACCTCTGTGAAGACAGACAAGGGGCAGCAGGTGGTTAAACTGAGCCCGCTACCCAAAAGAGCCAAACGTACCTACCTGGCCATGGACAAGGACAAAGAAGTAATAGGCTACGTCATTCCTATGTTTAGAGCAAA cCATGACGTCGTACGGGGACTGATGGAGGCTCAGGAGGATGATGTTACAGAGGAGGGTATTAACTATGTGGCAATGAGGAACCTGTTTGTCAGGGAGGCCAGGGAGGCCATGGAGGTAAaggttgaaaagaaaacaagatcaAAGCATGTCAGGGAATCAGCAGAGCGCATGGAATTTGACAGAGCG TTGGAGGAGTGGTCAGAGTTTCGTAAGAAAATGCACCCAGATAGGCTGACGCACCCTCCGGAGTTTATTGTCAAGCCCCGTGGACAGACTGTGTGGGAGGGCAAAACAGTCAGGCTGCACTGCACCGTGGCCGGATGGCCAAAACCAAGGATTGCTTG GTATAAGAACAATGTGCTGATCGATGCCAAGGCCCATCCTGAGAAGTACACAGCCGAAAGCACTTACAACATGCACTCCTTGGAGATCAAGAA ttgcgATTTCTTGGACACTGCTCAGTATTATGTCTCCGCTCTCAATGTGAAAGGGGAAGCTTCCTCTGCAGCTACTGTTGTTGTCAAAA GGTTCCAAGATAGAGAAGAAGGTCCATTTGATCCCAAACCAC ATGGTTTTTGCCCTGAGCATGGGGTTACTTTTCATACAAGCATTATTGACAAATTTGAAGTGGCCTTTGGTTGTGAGGGGGAAACACTGAGTCTGGGCTGCACTGTCATCATTTTTCCCACTGTGAAAAAGTACCAGCCTGAAGTTGTGTGGTACAGAAACT CTGTACCTTTGAAGCCCTCCAAGTGGGTGCACACACACTGGTCTGGAGAACGCGCCACTCTCACTCTAACCCACCTTAACAAGGAAGATGAGGGCATGTACACCTTGCGCGTCAACACAAAATCCGGCTTTGACTCCTACTCAGCCTATGTATTTGTCAAAG ATGCTGATGTGGAGCTTGAGGGGGTTCCCGTGGCCCCCCTGGATGTGTGTTGTCACGATGCCAACAAGGACTATGTGGTGGTAACCTGGAAGCAGCCAGCAGTGGAGGGCAGCAGCCCCATCCTCGGATACTACATCGACAG GTGTGAAGTGGGCACCCATCACTGGGCTCAGTGTAATGATGCCCCAGTCAAGTACGCCCGGTTCCCTGTTACAGGGCTGGTGGAGGGGCGTTCTTATGTCTTTAGGGTGCGTGCCTTTAACAACGTGGGAGTCAGTCGTCCATCCCGCATCTCTGATCCTGTGGTTGCCATGGATCCTTCAGACCGAGCTCGACTCAGAG CTGGACCACTGGCACCTTGGACTGGGGTGATCAAGTTCACAGAAGAGGAACCCACTG tGGGTGTGATTCCTGGAGAACCTACTGATGTTGTGGTCACTGAGGCCACCAAGAGTTATGTGGTGCTTGCCTGGAAGCCCCCAGAGCAAAGGGGTCATGAGGGAGTCATGTATTACATTGAgaaa TGTATTCAAGGGACAGACACCTGGCAGAGGGTGAACACTGGGATGCCAGTGAAGTCCCCTCGCTTTGCGATTTTTGACCTGGCAGAGGGTAAATCATACAACTTCCGTGTGCGATGCTGCAACTCCGCTGGCGTGGGCGAGCCCTCCGTACCCACTGGAGACACCATAGTTGGTGACAAACTTG aTCTTCCCTCTGCCCCAGGCAATCCAGTGGCCACCAGGAACACAGATACCTCAGTGGTTGTCACCTGGGGGGCATCTAAGGATGTAAAGCACTTGGTTGGCTATTACATTGAATCTAGTGTGACGGGAACTGATGTGTGGATGCCTTGCAACAATAAACCTGTCAAGCAGACCAG GTTTGTGTGCCACGGCCTCACCACAGGGTCCAACTACGTGTTCAGAGTAAAGGCGGTGAACGCTGCTGGATATAGCCAGAACTCCTCCAATTCTGATGCCGTGCTTGTACAGGCTGCTATCT CTGTACCTGCAAGCCCCACCAATGTGAACCTACTGGAAGCCGTGAAGGACTACATGGTTCTGGGTTGGACTGCACCCACTGACAACGGAGGAGCCGACATTAGAGGATACTTTGTGGATTACAGAACAGTGAAGGGGAACATTTATGGAAAATGGCATGAAATGAACCAAAAGGCTCTAACCACAACTTCCTATAAG GCCGAGAACCTGAAGGAAAACGTCTTCTATCAGTTCCAAGTCCGTGCAATGAACATGGCAGGTGTGAGTAAACCCTCTCTGCCCACTGCAAGTTTGGAGTGCAAGGAATGGACCATTACTATTCCAG GACCCCCTGTTGGTCTCTATGTGATGGAGGTTCGTGACACCTCTGTTGTGGTCTTGTGGGAACCTCCTGTGTTTGATGGACGCAGCCCCGTCAACGGCTACTACCTGGACATCAAGGACGCGTCTGCAGGCGAGGAAGGCTGGAAGGCTGTGCATGAGAAGACCAACAAGGGAAAGTTCAtgaag GTGACTGGGCTGACAGCAGGAACAGCCTACGTCTTCCGTGTGCGTTCTCAGAATCTTGTTGGAGTTGGAAAACCCTCCCAAGATTTGGGTCCAATTCTGGCCCAGACTCGCCCTG GCACCAAGGAGATTTATGTGGATGTTGATGACAACGGTGTCATTTCTATGATTTTTGAATGCTCTGAGATGAAAGAAGGCTCACAGTTTGTCTGGTTCAAGAACTACCAGGAAATCACAGACACATCTCGTCTCACTATTGCCACCCAGGGCGGCAA ATCCAGAGCTATCTTTAACAGTCTCTCTATGGAGGATCTGGGCACCTTCTCCTGTATGGTCACCAACACCGAAGGCATCTCCTCTAGCTACATTCTCACTGAGGAGG CCCTCCTGCGTCTCCTGGACCTTAGCCATGAACACAAGTTCCCTG TTATTCCCTTCAAGAATGAAATGGCCATGGAGCTGCTTGAGAAAGGCTGTGTGCGGTTTTGGGCTCAGATGGAGAAATTCACTTCTGCCTGCCAAGTGGAGTATGTTTTCAATGATGTCATCATTGAACAAGGAAAG aaatacacGATGAAGTTCGACAAGTCCAGCGGCCTTATAGAACTATTTATGGACTCTCTGGAAGTCACTGATGAAGGAACATTTACCTTTAACCTGGTGGATGGCAAGGCTAAGGGCACTACAAGTCTAGTGCTAATTGGAGATG aatTTAGGGAGCTACAAAGGAAATCTGAGTTTGAGAGAGCAGAATGGGTCAGGAAACAAG GTCCTCACTTTGTTGAGTACCTTGGCTTTACTGTCACTCAAGAATGTGATGTGCTGCTAAAATGCAAG CTTGGAAATATCAAACCAGTGACTGAGATCATATGGTCTAAGGACAGCATTGAGATTGCAGAGGATGATGAGGATGCTGTGAAAATCGAGAAAAAGGACTGCGACCTGACCTTTAATATTGGAAAG TGGGTTATTAAGCAAGAgcaaaagaaaggaaggaaaaaaccATCTGCAAAGGACGTTCTCCTGCCACCAAGGCCTAAA atcTCCAAGCAAGACGCAGGTATCTACGAGGTCTTCCTGAGAGACGAGAGAGGAAAAGATAAGAGCGCCTTCAATCTTACAGAAGCAG GATACCAAGCTGTAATGAATGAGCTCTTCAGAGTTATTG CCAATTCTTCCAGTGACATTCAAATTCAGAGTTCTGAAAATGGCATCATCCTCTACTCCAATGTGACATATTATGATGAGGACCTGCGTGTCGGCTGGCTTCACAA AGATGCCAAGATTGCAGCTTCAGAGAGAGTTAAGTCCGGCGTCACAGGGGAGCAGCTTTGGCTTAAGATCAATGAACCCACAGAGAAGGACAAGGGCAAATACACCATGGATATCTTTGATGGCAAGGATGGAGTAAAGAGAGTCTTGGATCTGACTGGCAAGG CATGGCAGGATGCATTTGAAGAATTCCAAAGGCTCAA AGCAGCAGCAATTGCAGAAAGAA ACCGCGCTCGTGTTGTTGGAGGCCTGCCAGATGTGGTTGCAATCCAGGAGGGCAAG tcCCTGAACTTGACTGGCAACGTGTGGGGCGAGCCGGCGCCTGAGGTGTGCTGGGTGAAGAACGACAAGGAGCTGGTGTCGGATGACCACTACAAGCTGAAGTTTGAGCATGGCAAGTTTGCCAGCATCACAATCGCAGCTGTCACCACGGCCGACTCTGGCAAATACGCCCTCGTGGTGAAGAACAAGTACGGCAAGGAGGCCGGCGAGTTCACTGTCAGCGTGTACAACCCTGAcgaggagagcagagaggacaAGAAAGACTAA